In Zymoseptoria tritici IPO323 chromosome 7, whole genome shotgun sequence, the genomic window GCAGCACGAGCACCACGTCATGACCCAATCCCTACTTCGTACCTTATTACCTCTCCACGACCCGCCGACGATAGTGAACCTTCCACCAAACCCAAAACAGACACGAGTCTATAAACTCGCGTGCACTCGCCGCCATTTTCGTTTGCAATTTTGGGATGTCGCGACGTGTGTTCCGCCAGGCAATGCCACCGCGCCCGGCTTCCGGATTCAACGAAGCCGAGTGCGAGCTGCATGCAGCTGTCGCTGGCGTCTACCATGGAACCATGAACATCACTCTGTTCCAAGAAAATGGTTGCCATCAAGGAGACCACCTGGTTCACCTCCTGCAAGACATTTGCGACCTGCGAACCGTTCATGGCTGACGTCTATACGTCTTCGTTTCGACCCTCCATCGCTCGATCTCGAGTCACCTGGTCGGCGCTTGCTGTATTCGTCGAGGACTGGTCTCTGCTGATGTGATCGTGGAGCCCGACCCTTGTCAAAGGCTGCTTCGCATGCTGTTGGGCAGAAGGTGGACAGGTACAGTATACGCAAATGTCAACTGGCACCATCGGCGTTTCATCGCCATATCATTGCATCGCCCTGTTCATCCGTCAAGCCCTCCGTCGCTCATCGTTCGTCCTCGCGCATGCCATCGGCATGTTTGCCGCACCGTTCATCACTCCAAAATCGCAGGTAACTACAGAAACAAACGTGCATATTCCGACTACCGAAACGCCCTCTCTTTTTCGCCGCACCGATCTTCTACCACACCTTCGTCTCCGGCTTCTCAAATCCGACGAAGCCGCACCTGGCACACAGCCACACCATGCCAGAGATGTCGAGATCGATCGAGAAATATCTACTTGCATGGACCACCTGACCTCATTTCTCTTGCTTGCTACTGCTAGCTCTAGCTCAGCGATTTTGTTGGCTTGCGATGCGGTGAGTATGTATCGAAGTATGTGCGAAGACTTGCGTACGACGGCATTTCCCTCTTCAGGTCGCTGCGAGGGATCGCGACTGTTTGCCTGCAATCTTGGATGAGATACCCGGTTCCCGTTGTCTCTATCATTTGCGGCCTGTCGTTGCGTGCATTGAGCGACGAGACTGCTCCCAGTTCAACGCTCTCAGCGTTTGTCTCGACTTCGATCGGAGGAACGTCATCGTTCAGCCAACGGTCACGACATCTCTGCTGGGTGTTACATGCCCATTGAGACAACATCAAAGACTGTATGCCTAATTCTTATTTTAGGATCTTCTGGTCTCCAATCGCGGATTCAAGAGGGTCTTATGGCCATCACGCCACAGAAGTCATTGCCCGAAACGGCTGGGACCTTCAGCCTTGCCAACCAGACCCGCCATCTCATCGACCATTGCCACAGCTCGGGCTCGAAAAAGTCCTGCGGCCGCGGACGTGACTACGATGCTCACGCGGCCGAATGTGCGATACGCCAGCTGACCGACGCTGGACTCTGAAGAGCGATGGATCTCCATGCTTGCATTCGCGTGCTTGATGGCGCTCCCGCCTGAGTCAATTAGCTCATATGCGCAAGTTGCCCAATGCTCATAATTCTGCAATGCAGATGTTTCCCCGGTCCCGTGTGCTGACAACCGTTCTAGACGTTCTGATCGTCGACCTCAAAAGCTGGTGCGGACGAAACATGCGCTGGTTGTTCCCCTCGTTGTCTTACCTGAGCTGAAACGGTCTCAACTTAATAGTTTCGACAATTTCGTTTGTGGCAGACATCTTCCAGACTCAGATGCGGCTGACCTGAACCTGAGTGGCCTGAGCCCGGCGACGATTTGGCAAACTCTTTGCGTATGGTGCTCGGACGCCTCAGCGACTAAGGTGCAAAGTTTAAGCGAGCGCGAGCACCAGATTGATGAAACGGCATCTGGCGGCTGTTGGCTTGATCTAACTTCACCAGGGATCACAGCAATGCTGGAAGTCATGAATAGTCGAATTGACAAGGGAGCGAAACCTGCGACGGAGTCCACTCCGAAAGGATTGTGCGGGTAAATAACTCCGTCCTCTTCAAGGCTGTGATGATGCTCTCATTGAAATGACATTGGAATGAGCTCAAGGCTTCACTGGGAGGTTTCTACCGCTCCTTTGCCGGTCGAATACTTTTCGGAGGGTGGACGCATCGGAGTAATTGGTAAGAGGTTGATGGCCTGCTGACCAGAACGCCCACCAATCCTCCCCTGGACTTGAGCCTGAGCTTGAGGACATGGTTGCACGCTGCAGGCGTCTCCGTCCCACCACCTTTCCAGTACCTCCTTCGAAAAGCTCGTGCTCAGTGTGCAGCTGCAGGACCCCGAGCTTCTTATGAAGCAACATCACCCAGCCAAGGTCGAAGCAGAAAGAGCTGTAAATGATATGGCCTCTGTCAGTGGATTAGTGTAAATCTCGCGAATGGAGGGCATTGGAGAGTTCGGAGGGCTGTCCGCCTTTGCAAGGTAGGAGCAAGTCCCAGGCCTCGAGTGGGTGTGGTTCATCTCCCTGACGAACAGGCCACGACCATATCGCCCTCGTATTGTTGTTTTCCTAGCGGTGATCCATGCCGCGAATGGCCATGGGTATGGTTGGCCGCATATACAGCGCCGCCCGCACCTTCTCGCTTTTGTTCCTGTCTTTGACAACTTatttcctcctctccgaagAAGACATTCACTGCAAGCCATCTCAGACCATACTTCCTCCCGCCAGCACAAGCCAGCTCAACGACGATCCCTCAGGACGCCCAACATGATGTTCCTTCAGCTGTTCTTCATCTCAACCCTCCTTTCCATGGTCACCTCGGAAGAATGCGAAGCGCCTCACTATTGCGCTTGCCGCGACCAAGCAGGAAATGACCAATGCAAAGTTCAAGTCACCGGGTACCGTCATCATGACTGCGCAGGCTATTGTCAAGATCGAGTCTGTCTGGGCACAACGCGCACGGGCGCTCTTTGCAGGTAAATTCTCTTAAAGGCAATGTCTGCGCCATCGGAAGAGGCTTTGCGCCGTGCCTCTGCAGAGGACTAACTCTCGTCGCAGGGTATACTCCGGTGATTGCCGCAACGACGAGCATTCTAACACATTGGACCTCTGCGATGCGAGTACCGAATGGAGCAATGGCTGCACACTCAAGTGCTGAGCCCAGCCATTCGATTCGCGACATGACTCTGCAGTACGCACACTTATCTCCCCACCTTTTCAGCTCTCGCGCTTACACACTTCAGGCTTTTGCTTTTTCGGTTGTGTGCTCATGGGACTGAGATCGCAATGGATCGCGCCGGTCACTCTGCTTTCACAATCTCATGTCATGGGTGGGAGGCGGAAAACGTTCGGCGAGGATTATGCAGCAAGCGAGGTCTGTCGTGAAGCATGCACGACCATCGTAAATCAGGTAGCATAGCAGCATGGCGTGCAAGTCATCTTATTCGGCCTCCGTCCTCTTCCGCACGGCGCGTCGTTTCCTGCAGAGCCGGATGTCAAAACACCTATGCTGAAGTGGTGAAGTCCGTGTGGTCGGATGCTTGTTGTCTCTGTACACTGCGCGAATGTTGTCGTGACTTCGTTATACCGATCGACTTGCCTCGTATCAGGCTTCCGATGCCGAGATTCCCAATTGCGGTGACCAAGCTGATCCGGCCAGACTAGACATATCCAAGCGTCCATGCCTAGGCTCTATATCTGTACGCCGACGGCAGCCATATCCAATTCCCACTCAAGCGCACATTCTATACACATACTTAACCCCACTGGAACAACATTTGCTTCTTACCtttgttgcccttcttctttccaGCGCCTTCGTCATCAGCGCCGACAGCTGGTGTGCTCGCTCCGGAAGCATTGCCGCTGGAACCACCCCATGCATTGACCGAAGCTTGGTTAGCGTTATTCCTAATAACACCCAGTCCGGTATATCCAGGGGAAAAGACCGTTGatgtaggcttcttcgctgcCGGAAGTGATGGGAAGGCGTCTTTACCGCGGGTGGAGTTTGTCGACGATGCTGTACGGCTGGAAGCAGCGGACGGTCTTGCGGAGCTGGAAGATGACACCGCGGCGGAGACGGCAGGTCGAATGGCGAGCCAGCTGGGTGTGGATGCTGGAGGTGCTCTCGATGAGGTTGGGCCGCGAGGTGCAGGACCACCGTTGCGAGGTGGTAGAGATGGGAAGGGATTTCCAGggctggaggaagaggaaccTGCGGTGCCCCATGAGGCTTGTCTGCCCACATTTGAGCGGGAGGATTGCGCAGTCGAGGACTTGAGCTTGAGTACACGAGATGTGCCCACACCTTTACCTAGGACGCCTGCTGCGGTGGTGTTGGCGCCTGCAGGACCAGGAAGAGTCGGGTAGTCTTCGTTGATGGCCTTCCAGTCGGACCATGCTTTTAGTAAGCCGTCGCGCTTGGAGGAGATTTCGAAGATTTCAGCCAGTTCTTTAACCAATTTTCCGAGCTCGTCAGAACTCGTGTCGAAAAGGGCAAAGAAGGCGTCGATGAGGTCGCCTGCGGAGATGCCATCTTTGCGGTAGGTCGAGATTCGCTCTCGGAACTCGTTCAACTTGACCTGATCGTTGCGGAGGAGGTTTGTAGCGCGCTCAGTCACAGCCGCATGTCGGACACGCCGCGCCTGCTCCTGCGGAGTGAGCGCTTCCGTTGGTCTTGGCGATGTTGCACCAGATCGAGCCCCATCATgtgctggtgctggaggtggaagagtgTTGTTGCCCTGCCGTGCCGCCGGTCGAGGGACAGACTGCGCGACTGGTGTGGGTGCGCTTAGCTGGCCACCAAACGACCGTGCAGACACCGACTGAGCGCTATGGATCTCTCTTTCGCGCTGGTAAGCCGCTTCTGCTCGTGACATGTGGCCTGAGGCGACAGCTGGCACACCTTCCGCATTTGGGTCTCGCCCTCTGCCGGCCCTTCtaccacctcttcctcctcgttgaGGTTCTTGGTATTGCGGTCTGTAGTCGAATGTCGAGAGGTCGACCCTTCGAGCGTCTCTTCTCGCATCCTTGGACAAACCGTTGGGATGAGACTCCAGTTGATGAGCCTTCAGATCCATCTCTGAATCGAACACCACAAACTTCTTTTCCAAGCATTCCGAGTCCAAGCACGGGTAGTGATCCTTGCCGAAATGTGCTTCGAGCGCTTCGTAGTTCTGGAAGTATGCTGGAGTCTGTCCTCCCGTTCTTCGATCGCAAACGTGACACCGCTCGTGGTTGTCTCTACAATGCGTGTACAActcatcgtcgccgtagAATCGCTTCCGACAAAAGCCGCACTCAGGATGTCCTTTGAAACCACTCTGATCCACTGCGCCTGGGTTGTCGTCACCGAACTTCTCATGCTTGCGCAACTCTTGTTGTGTGAACAGCTCATGCTCGTGTGTGAAAACCTTCTTGTTTCGTGTGCAGAGATCGCACATCACCTTTTGATGCACACTCCGCACATGGCGATGCAAGTCCGGCCATCCCAGGCATGCAACATCGCAGTCGTGATCAGGACAGTTGTATCTCAGCAGCAAGACCGTATCCTCGAAAATCTCCGGCTTCTCATAACTGATACCCAGATTCTTGTCCTCGCGGAAGAAGTCCCCTTTTTGAAAGTCCTCGTATCGTTTCTCGGCATCGTCGGTAAAGATGACATGTGCTGCCTCAGTTCTGCAGTGCGCGCAGGCCTTCGTCTTGTACAGTGCACGCAGTCGAAGAGCGCAAATGTGGCAGGTACGGTGATTGCAAGGAGCCACACTGTTGTGGTCGACAGGCGATGCGCAAATGAAGCACACCTCCGCCTCGACATCGTCCTCTGCACCCTCTGcatcctctccttcgcctaGGTCGGCTGCAGCATCCTTGGTTAGACGATCACCAAGaacgccttctcctcctggATGCGGAGGTCCTTGGGCCGGCCTTTGACTTTGTTCGCTGGAAAGGATTGCGCCGTTTTGTTGTAGACTTCCTGCTCGATCTCGAttccctcgtcctcgcccttgacctcttcctcgccctcgtCCACGGCCTCTGTTGCCTTCATTGTCGCCGTATCTCTCAACACCGCGGCTGTCTGATTGTCCGTGAAAttgtcctcctcttccaccaccctctcccCGGTGTCCACCTCGGGCTCTTCCTCGAGGGCCTCCTCTACTTCGTCCGCCTGTCGCGTCTGGCCCACCATTCGGAAGAGGATTTATCGCTGCCATGATTCGAAGTCGGAGTAGCGGCTGAGATAGCTGGTGATGACCTTGATGGTCAATTTGTTCGGCAACTAGCAACGTCGCTGTAGCCTGGACTCGAGAGGAATGCTGGGGGCAGAAAGACACAGCTCAAATAGTTGCTCTCAGTGTGACGACATTGGAGGTGGGATGCCGAAATGGAAGACCCTCCACGAGTTCACGCTAAGAAGCTTCtggtgcctcaggcatgcATCGACATATGAGCAAGAATGACTAGATTTCAATCATATGGCAGGCGAACTGGTATGCACGTGCAGGAGTCTGCAGTCGAATCCAGGATCAAGGGAGGCGTAGATACTGCGCCTTTCTGCCCGTGACAGATGCGGGATCTCCTCGATTGTGGAGGACACTCCGACGTACAGTCGCCGGTAAGACGACTACAAACAGGCTGCAGAGACGCAAGGCCTGCAAGTCTTCGTCTCTGGCTTGGTCGGACTGTAGCTCTACGCCAGGTTGTATGGAAATGAAGTTGTCGCTGTCCGGGTGCTTTCACCTCGGTCTCTTCCAACTTGCTAGCGCATCTGAGGAGCGGGACTATCCGTGAGTGTCACCTCTCTCACAGTCGAGCCGTCAATACCAGAGCGTGGCCAACCCATCTTCAACACATATCCCACCTAACAAGATGCTGATACGACAATTCGGAGCACTTCTGGCAACAGCCACTGCGGCTCAAGCGTATCGCGACGCCAGCCCGTTCTTCATACTCTCTACAGGAGCGTAAGGTGCCCGTCCGCAGTCCGTCACAGTCCGTCAAGCTAATCATCTCGACCAGCATCAAACCCGACTCTTCACTCCACACAGCACAACTGTCTACAGCCTCGCACGTCGAAGAGGGTCTCACATCAGCCCTGAGCGATTGCGCCGCGTCTCTATACGTCTTCGTCGACCAGCCTGGCGCCCACGCCTCCGATCTCCGCGATGGCACTGCGATGCCCCACATGTCGAGGAGAATAGCGAGCAGCGAATATAAGAGCATTGTGCAGGTGCCGGAAGTACTGGGCGAGGTCGATGTGTGGAGTGTCGCGAATGAACTGAGCAGGAAGTGCAATATCGAGAAGATGAGCACGGAAGCCTATCTGAGCTCAGGTCTCAAAGGCAAGGCCGCCATCTTACAACCAACACTGCTTCCTACCCTGGCAGCAGATGCAGCTCAAAGTTTGCGAATGGAGACCCTCCGCGCGTCCGACGAGACACTTGATGCAGAACTCCATTCTGTTCTGGCCAACCACACTTCACATGTGATCATCTTCGTTTCCACACCCGCAGACGTCAGCAGGGAGCACTACGAGTACGACGAGCCGCCATATCCAGCAGGCATGCACACAGACCTCAAGCGTGATATCGGAGAGTTGAGTGTGCACGCCAACAAGAAGAACGAGACGTGGGGTCAGGAGAACCTGCCGCTGTTTGAGAAGTACCAGTTCTTGACGCCTGGTACGTTGCGAAGCCGCTGTATAACTACACAACGACACTGACAATATCTCAGGTATCTTCATGGGTCTGTTCGTCAGTATCCTCCTGCTCTCCATCCTCTACGTCGGACTGTACGCCATTGCCGGACTTGAGGTCTCGTATGGAGCATTCAGCAAGGAGAACGGTCCTCAGGCTCAAAAGAAATTGCAGTGAGGACAACAGGACACGGAGCTGGCGTAACGGAATGGGACGGGGTGGTGTTAGCATTGAATGTACAATGAACGTCAAGACGATCAGTTCGCGAGTAACACTTCTGCCAGGTTTATACCCGAGGTCCGAGAGGTTGCAAGTTCGTTTATGAACAAGAAGATGCCGCATCGAAGGTTTGCCGTATTTGCCAACAGAAACGGCGACATGGGACTTTGACAGACAGCAGTTGGTGAGGTGGAGCCAAGAGCCTTTCGACGACAAGAGCACAGCGCCATTGCTTTCACATTCTCAagaccttctcgtctacCCACGGATCATGACGGTGCGTGCATGACTCTCTCAATCGTCGCATAGCGGAACTGCGTGCATTCATTTCCAATGGTACGTGTGCCAAATGGTCCTTCCGTGGGCCGGTCGCTTTCATCTTCAAGCTGCGATCGCGCAGTCCTGCAGAACAGCCGAATCTTGTTCATTCTTTGTGAGTACTCAATCATTCCTCCCGGTGCAGCACGATCGAGTCGTGGTATATCCTGAAACACATGGACCGTGCACAcgatcatcatcgccatgCGAACTACCACAAACATGAGTCGACTTTCGCAAAGTGAGGCAATCGCGACACCACCGCCAAACATACTGCTCCTTCTGTCTGCCTTCACGGCGTCGTCATTTCAATTCACCACTTCTCAGATCAACACAATCTTTGACTACTGATATGCCAGTTTttccacaacaacaacaacaacaacaccacttGGCTTGAGCAAATGTCAACAAAGATCTCCAGACCGCATTGATGGAGAAATCCGCCGCTGTCACCTTTGCAACCGAGCATACACCTTTTCTAGCAGGCCCAAATCCATCGAGAGCCGCACAATTCTGCCGTAAACACAAGCGAGTGGTGATCGCAGCCGCAACAATGATTGTGCTACTCCCGCTGCTTGGATTGCTGGCTTTGCTTCCACGCCGTGGAAAATCGCACTTCACCAGTCCGGTAGTATTGCCTTCACGTACGTTTAACACTTTCCCGACAATTGCAAGCAGTAGGAGATCGCTTGGCTCACACTCAACAGCGCAAGGCTATGGCGCCGGGAACTGGTCACAGGCATACGACAAAGCCCGTACGATGGTCGGTAAGATGACGCTCGAGGAGATGAACAATCTGACTGTTGGTCAATCCACTGAGCATACCGGCTGCGTTGGCTTGTCTGGATCTGCACCTCGAGTTGGCTTTCCCGGAATGTGCCTTCACGACGCAGGAAATGGTGTCCGAGATACTGATGGAGTCAATGCATATGCATCAGCCGTCCACATTGGCGCATCTTGGAATTCGACCCTTGCGTACCAGCGTGCTAGATTCATGGGCGCAGAATTCAAGCGCAAAGGTGTGAATGTTGCCCTGGGACCTGTCGTCGGACCAATCGGTCGGATCGCTCAAGGAGGCAGGAATTGGGAAGGCTTTGGTGCAGATGCGTATCTCGATGGCATCTTGGGAGCGCAGTCAGTACGAGGCCTCCAGGAAAGTGTCATCGCGAGCATCAAACACTGGATCGCCAACGAACAAGAGACGAATCGCAACCCgatcgaggatgatgacggCACGATTCTCAGCTCGAGCTCGAACCTGGACGACCGTACCATGCACGAGCTGTACATGTGGCCTTTTCAAGATGCACTGTACGCGGGCGTCGGCTCTGTCATGTGTTCGTACAACCGCATCAACGGGACATATGCTTGCGAAAACAGCAAAGCCATGAACAGTCTGCTCAAAGGAGAGCTCAACTTCCAAGGCTTCGTGGTGTCCGATTGGGTGGCTCAGCATTCTGGGATCGAGTCAGCGAATGGCGGGCTTGATATGGCCATGCCTCTGTCCAGCTACTGGGATGATGACCAGCTTGCAAAGGCTGTGCAAGGCAACGAGCTGAATGAAACCCGATTGACGGACATGGCAACTCGTATTATCGCCACATGGTACCAATTTGGGCAAGACGATTCCGACTTTCCGGCCACTGGAGTTGGCATGCCACCAGATCTCCTTCAGCCACATGAATACGTCGATGCGAAGGACCCTGCGTCAAAGAGCTCGCTACTCCAGCAGGCGGTCGAAGGTCATGTGCTGGTGAAGAATAAAGCCAATGCGCTTCCGTTGGGCAGGCTGCGAATCATGTCAATCTTTGGCTACGATGCAGTTGAACAGACATCGTTCAATCCAGGACAGTCGATCTTTGCGCAAAACTGGGAGAATATCGGACTACAACAACCGCAGTCGCAGGAGATCGGCTCAAACGAACCTTTGACAAATGCTCCTCAGACAGCACTTGGAActctcatcgtcggcggtgGATCCGGATCGAACTCGCCTGCATACATCAGTGCGCCGTACGATGCTCTTCAGAACAGGGCATATCAGGATGACACATCAATCTACTACGACTTCCACTCCTCAGCTCCAGGGGTCGTTGCCGGATCTGATGCTTGCTTGGTATTCATCAACGAGTATGCCTCCGAGGCGTGGGATAGACCGGGTCTTGCTGATGAAGAGTCCGACGAGCTGGTCAAAAATGTTGCAGCTCAGTGTAACAACACCATCGTGGTCATACACAATGCCGGGATACGACTTGTGGATGCCTGGATCGATAACGACAATGTCACAGCTGTGATGTTCGGTCATCTCCCTGGACAGGATAGCGGACGTTCGGTTGTACAAATACTTTACGGCGAGGTCAGCCCTTCCGGACGACTACCATATACCGTTGCAAAATCACCTTCCGATTACGGGAAATTGCAAGGTCCTTGCAAAGACGACTCCCAATCTCCGCAGTGCGACTTTGATGAAGGAGTGAACATCGACTATCGCGGCTTCCTGGCTCGCGGCGTGACTCCAAGATTCGAATTTGGGTACGGCCTGACGTATACCACATTCGAGTACTCTGGCTTGAACATCGACATGAACGCAACTTCGACAGCTGGAGCACCGAGCACCGCACCCGTGTATGAGAATGACACCACCAACCAGAACGTCGATAGAAACGATGTCGGTCCTGGTGGTCTGCAGTCTTTGTTTGACAAAGTTGGTCTCGTCAGCGCCGTTGTAAAGAATACTGGATCAGTCGCCGCAGCGGAAGTGGCACAGCTGTACATCCAAATTCCTGTGCCAAAGGCTGATCAAGGCAACAACGCAAACACACGTACCTTGCGCGGCTTCCAAAAAGTCTACATCGAGCCAGGAGAATCCGCGAAAGTCAACTTCAGCCTTCGTCGTAAGGACATTTCGTATTGGAACACGCAGAACCAAACTTGGACCACGCCTTCGGGAGAGTACGAGGTATATGTTGGGAAGAGCGTCTTGGACTTGCCGCTCAACGGCAGCTTTTCGCTGTATTGAGCAGGTGTGTTGCAACACGAGTGAATGTTGCCGGGAGGATGGTGGACGAATTGCGACGAGTTCATGAAGTCCTCAATGTATCTTGTACTTATGCAACACCTGCAAGATGATGGAAGCGAGACACAAGGTCATCAAATCAACTTCCTGTCAAGATCAAACCCGGCCTTGGAAACGGTCTGCGCAAGATACGGCGCCTTGGCCATGAGTCCTTCCTTCTCCATAGTGGCGAacagctctttgaagtgcggCTCTTGCGTATGCTTGTCCGCGGCCTCCTTGGACTTGTATCTGCCGGATGTCAGGTCTTCAGGTCTGAATTCATGGCCACATTTCCTGAGCTTACGTCTCAATCATCACGATGTCTGGAGTACCCTCGGCTCCGATCTGCTCGGTGGCGATGTAGCGGAGAGTGTAGTCTTCTTTCTGGTGGACGTCCTTGCACATTCCTTGGAGGAGCTCTTTGACCTGCAGCTGGATCAGTTGCCGTGGACGCATGTTCGACAACACCACGTACGCGATCGCTTTTGCCCTGTGCTGGGTGAAGGATGGCGACGATGTTGACTTCAGACATGTTGGCGTGCTGTTTGCCGGTGGCAGAATGATGACAGAGGTGTGTGGGTGTAAGAGCACAGAGAAGACTGATCGACTTACTCCGTCTTACTTACATGATCGAGAGGGGTTCACAACAACCGGAGTGACGTCGATACCACCGAACGGTTAAGCTTGTGCCGTCTATGCGTGTTGCAAAAAGCTGCCGTCGTAACACAGCCGTTTTGGAGTACTTGGTGATACGGCAAGGCCTCGTTTACCTCGCTCATCAGGCGCGGTGTTGAGTGTTCCAGGTGCGCTCATGATTCTGCAGGTGTTGCTCCGATGCATATTCTAAAGAGCAGAAGGGTCGGGACGCCAAGCCTTCCAAATCCAACTCCAACTTCCTCTTACCAATGTAGCTATTAATTCTCTTTACGACTATCACACCTGCAATACTGCATTAAACATCTTTAGAAGTGCCTTATCTTAAAGCTCTCGTTGCAAGCTATCGCCTGATATGCTTTTTATTAATATCTAACTATACCTCGTAGCGCTACCGCTACCGGCGTATTAGCTCGAAGAAGCCTTACGAGGCAGGACGAGAACTTAATAGAAGCATGCCTTCTCGACCGCTGGACTGCTCCGGACGTTGTTAACCTACTTCTGAACGATAGTAGAGGCTCTCGCACTTCTATCTACGTGCGCATTAAACGATACAACCTTACTAGCACCGTCTTCCCTTGCCCTAGTAGCCGGCTACGAATAATTAAGCTACATTACAGAGACTATATCCTCGAGTGCGTTATCGAACGACTATAGCTCTAGTGTAAAGAACTACAAGAGCTGCTATACGAACGACATAGACTGTAGGTGTCTAAATAGACGGTTGGCCGCTGTCTCGCAGATAAGGACTTTACAAACAAGATACTAGCTCGGACGGCTGCTTAACGAGATGCTATTATAAGGGCAATGTTTTAAGCATAAGTGCAAGAGCTTATAGCGTGCTAGCTTATATATGTTAATAAGACATATGTAAGTAATAAACTAGCATTAAGGAGAAGGGGATAGTCGCTAAGGGGCTCACAAGTAAGAGATATTTAATACCTACACTACTCTAAGCGATTTAGTGTTCTACTAGCCTACACTGTCGACGGTTATCTTTCTAAGCCTCTAATTAAGCAGGGCAGTGTTACCTCTAAGGActttatatagtagataCAAACATGCGTCCTTCCACGTTGTGGACGGTTTCCGGCACTACGTAGCGTTATTATTATAGATAACTGTGCTACCTATAAACGAGCTACT contains:
- the MgBGL6 gene encoding putative beta-glucosidase (Beta-Glucosidase (Glycosyl Hydrolase Family 3)), with protein sequence MIVLLPLLGLLALLPRRGKSHFTSPVVLPSRTFNTFPTIASSRRSLGSHSTAQGYGAGNWSQAYDKARTMVGKMTLEEMNNLTVGQSTEHTGCVGLSGSAPRVGFPGMCLHDAGNGVRDTDGVNAYASAVHIGASWNSTLAYQRARFMGAEFKRKGVNVALGPVVGPIGRIAQGGRNWEGFGADAYLDGILGAQSVRGLQESVIASIKHWIANEQETNRNPIEDDDGTILSSSSNLDDRTMHELYMWPFQDALYAGVGSVMCSYNRINGTYACENSKAMNSLLKGELNFQGFVVSDWVAQHSGIESANGGLDMAMPLSSYWDDDQLAKAVQGNELNETRLTDMATRIIATWYQFGQDDSDFPATGVGMPPDLLQPHEYVDAKDPASKSSLLQQAVEGHVLVKNKANALPLGRLRIMSIFGYDANIGLQQPQSQEIGSNEPLTNAPQTALGTLIVGGGSGSNSPAYISAPYDALQNRAYQDDTSIYYDFHSSAPGVVAGSDACLVFINEYASEAWDRPGLADEESDELVKNVAAQCNNTIVVIHNAGIRLVDAWIDNDNVTAVMFGHLPGQDSGRSVVQILYGEVSPSGRLPYTVAKSPSDYGKLQGPCKDDSQSPQCDFDEGVNIDYRGFLARGVTPRFEFGYGLTYTTFEYSGLNIDMNATSTAGAPSTAPVYENDTTNQNVDRNDVGPGGLQSLFDKVGLVSAVVKNTGSVAAAEVAQLYIQIPVPKADQGNNANTRTLRGFQKVYIEPGESAKVNFSLRRKDISYWNTQNQTWTTPSGEYEVYVGKSVLDLPLNGSFSLY